A region of the Vigna unguiculata cultivar IT97K-499-35 chromosome 9, ASM411807v1, whole genome shotgun sequence genome:
ATGTGGAAAACAGAGAATGATGagttacaaaattatttctCACTGAATTCCACTGAAATCAAGCGAAGACATGATAGATTTGAACTTATAGACGATGACTTAGGTAGAGGTGCATAATGCGTGTGCAATGTAAAAGGGAAAGCTGAGTAATACTAACAGTGAAAGAATGAGTCATATGCACACAAAACTCAACCGCAATGCCCACTGACATAACAAGGTTGACCACCGAGAGAGCATTCAACTGGATATTCAGAATGGTCATCACTCCCTACACAGCATAAtcttgttattaaaaaaaataactaggTGATTCAAAATAACTATGTCACTAGTCAATTAGcaagaaagtgaaaaataaaataacaggaAAAAACAAAGGTAAAATACCATAAGATCAACAACAACCATTGCCAAGACCaacaaaattattgatgaaCTCCATAAACTGCATAAAAGTTGAATGAAAAAGTGGATCAGACCAATATTTCACTAATTCATCAAACAATAACTCGTTGGTACCTCTATCTAATTCAGGAAGTTAGAAGTAAAAAACATCTTAAACCATTTGCTAAAATAAATTCATGCTCACCTGCCCGTGATAACCAAACAAACGATAAAAACCGCACCTGTTTACATCATTGAATGATTAAGATAATGTTTTATAGGCTAAATATCAacatacataataaataaattacactcTGTATCCATTAAATACACGATTGTATAATCTAATTCTTCTAAAAATTTTCGTAAGATCTATTTTATCCTCGTTTTTCCCTTAACACAAGTTTTTCCCAAGAAAGTAACAACGTACAGCAATGACAATGCACAATAATATATTTGCATATTCTTATCACACCACTTTGAGAAAGCCACTCAAGTCTCAGTACTAACCAATAGCTATAGCAAGGTTGACCAGTGCAGTCTTCCATATATGAAGGTATTGctcaaaaaacatataaaacacTGAATATGGAAAGATCTCAATCTGCATCAGAAAAGGAATGTTAGTTTGGATATAGAAAATGTGGTAAAGATCTAAATCTGCCGCTTGACACTTTAGTTCAATCTGATTGAATACCTTCTGTTTCTACATTACGCAAATGGCCAAAAACATTTTATTCAGAGGGTGAACTGATTACACTACCTTTAAAGATTCAGAAACTCTTGAACTGAATTCTCGAGCAGCCCTCATAGAATTAACGTAGTCAatctaaaacatatttacaGTTAAACACGAGTCCTTTGATACAAATAAGAATAACTAATTATAGAAGTAACATAGAAATACAACCTGCTTGTTAAGCGGGGTATGATATGTACGAAATGATGAGGCGGGAATAATGCTATTGTTGTAGCCTGGCAACCAAAACACAATCAAATAATTCATGCCATATTACACGTTAAACTGATTCAGACTTCCGGATTTACAGAACAGAATTTGAACCAGACTTAAATTGAATAAAGATTCTTTAAATCAATGAACCTGTCAGTTCAACACTGCTGGTGTATGCTCCGTGACCACCTTTTGCACAATCAGCAGATGGCAGAGAACTAAGGAACCATGGCAGTTTCTCCCTAAATTGGGTTGTAGATGGACGATCATTCTGGAGATCTGAGTGACGGAAACACTGCACAGTTTACAAAGTGCTGGAGTAAGGTCTCAgaacagaaaaaataaagtattcaaaaaaaataaaaaattaagaggtTGAAAAATATCTGTTCAATTACCGTTGTGCAATCTTTACATGTTCCAACTGAAACACAGGAGTTGTCCCCAGGAGCACAGCAAGGAGGctagaaagaaaacaaaaaatctttCAGCTACAATTAAGTTATTGTATGCTTTGACtgctttagaaaaaaattatccacCATCTACAACTTTTCTCTCAATCttttgtacaaaattttaaaccTAGCTCCATTTCtttgcaaatattatttttttttcatttaaaaatattctttgattataaaactaataaagtaACAAAACTGAAAATCTTAGATCCAACTCTAACACATTAAGTAAATCGGTAAACTCCAAGCCATGTGCATGATTGAGTACATTCCCTCTCATCAAGACAAGTTATCTATTATTCATCGTGAACATTAGCAATTCTAACAAAAAGTACAAGAAACATGTATTATAACAGAATTAAGATTTTACACATTGATCAATAACTTATTATCATATGCACCTGACCTGATCATCAGGAGGGCAATAACTCCCATTTGTAAACTTCCTGCAGCACCCAAATGCTTCTGGAGATACCCACACTAGAAAATCATCCAGCCATGAGGCAGCTGGCTTGGCAATATAACTTGTGTCTGGTACTAGGGCCACTTTAGCAATCTACAAAGGTAAAGAGACATCATTCATTACAGGGAGTATCCGAGTTATCACATGtaggaaaagataaaaaattactttagcAAACAAGTAGATGGATAGCATGGCCTAGCCACTCATTACAGGGAAAAAGAACTCCAAAAGGCCTCATTAAGAAATGATGGATTTGTAATAACAAATGTTCTGCTAATAACCAAAAGAATGGTTACATAAACATTCTCACACATAAGGAGCAAATAAGCCAAATATGCAGAATGATCAGAGTCGCATAAGCCATACCTCATTTAAAAGAGAGTCTGAATTGCATCGGCTAATGGAGCAAAGCTGATTTGTTTGTGGTGATTCTGAGCTGAGGTGAGGAAAATAGTATTAGAACAAATCATCcgtaacattaaaaataattagccaAGGTTAGGCATCTACATTCCTCATCCAATGGTATATTCACATATATTCAACTCAAGTTCAAACACTAATAGCATATCTCTATTGAAGATGGAGTGAAGAATTCAAAACCATTGTTGGGGATAACAACTTGTGACCCATACCACCTCGTATCCAAGGAAGATGAATTTAGAAAAACACAATTTTCTATGATTCATGCTATGGTAATATTAGTTTGTTTTATTATTCGTGTATAAAGCCTAAAAGCAAGAAtgaaacattacaaaaatatagCATTAAACAATAGACTAAAAGATGACAAAATACTTTATACTATGACTAAATGCAGAAGTTGAAAGcataaaattacattatatcatgatttaagaaatttattCATTAGTAAGTTTGGACAGAGACTGGCAGTTATCTATATTGGTAGtacaactaaaaataaacatCAAATTGGGTGCAATATACACAAAATAACCATGCATTAATATTCCTACCACTTGCCTCCCAGAAAATTAACAAACTATGCAAATACTAATTTCTATACACAACCGTGGGTGGAAAACAAAACACAATAGGTCCAAATTACCTGTAGTTATagtttttcacaacaaaatacAAAGGAGGTCCAATTCTGAGATATTCTGAAACATTACTGAAATAACCCTGCAGAAAGATAAATATGCTATTTGAACACATGCACATAgacaaaaattcaaagaaacaTGAAGTCTGAGTCAAACTTTAAACCTGAAGATATGAATCTCGAGGAAGAACAATCTCTTGCTCTAAACCAGGTTCAACTCTAGTGCTCAATGCCTTTGTAGTTCAGATATAGATAAAAATAGAGGGCGGAATAAGGAAAGCAATGCATTACAGAAGCACAAATGTATAGTTTAACTACTTTCAAAAACTGTAGAAACATATACAAATACTTACAATGCTAGCAAATGTAAATCCCACAAAAACTGCTATGACAACTATTTTTACACCCCATATACTCAGAATGGGAGCATGAACCTCCTGAAAGGTAAAATGAACAGGCAGCATAAGAAGCTAAGTgctgataagaaaaaaaaggataagaAGCTAAGTATAACTAATTGTCATTGGATTCAAAAGACGTGTAAAAGCACTACAAATGACTAAATAAActcaaaattttgacaaaagaTTCAGTCTTCATTACTAGAAGATtacaaaaatgtttaaaatgttaaattaacaTATTAGTCCCTAAATTAACATGATCCCGCCATAACTGATTTTCAACAACACTGAATGTACTTCAACAAGAAAAAACAATGTCAGATATGCTTTCACAGGCATCACCAAACATTATTGTTGACAACGTCATAACTACCTTCATATATCGAGCCAATAAGCCAGGTTTTCTTTGTCCAATGCCTGAGAAATTATAAAAACGCAAACTTCAATGAAAGTGACTGAAACTTCCAATTTTGAAAAGTACGATAATGTTAATCCAAAGACATAGTTACCAAACAGGAAAGAGGAAAAGCTTACgatcaaaatgaaaaaataaaataaaaatatgcagTGATAAACATATAAGTTTCATCTAAGATTAAAATGTAGTCATACCTATATCAGGGTCCGAATGTACTTTTATGCATGGAAAACAGTCAACCCTTTTATCTTCTGCCCGCAGAGAGTCAAGAACTATCAAAGCAACAAAAGCAGTAACTTGCAGGAGAAAGTCCAAAAGAACAGCCAATGCTGTGAATGAAAGTGAGAAGGAAAGCTAAGGATTAGCATTTGACACGAAACAAAAAACTGTAACAGCAGCAAAGGTATAAATTTCCAAGAGGATAAAAATTTACCAGCAAACATGGAAAACACACGGATTGCAGGCATGGAAATAAAACTACCAACTGCAAATGCTAAAACCTCCGAAACACTGGCCAGTGTTATTGATGGTCCAACTTCCACAAGTGCATTGCTTATTCGTTCATCTAAGGGCAACTCCAGTCGTTGTCTTTTTACAGCATGAACTAGTATACACATATTATCAACCCCAACCTAAGAagattcaaaaagaaaaacaggaAGTGAAGAAtggtaaaaaatataagttggTAAATTGTAATATGATATACGTATTTAACAGAACCAGTCATTGGGTAATATATTGTTCTGATAGTACACATATTCATTTctataagaagtttaatgatCACAGAAATGCACTGTAGCCAATCAAATGACACATTGGAGTAGACAGGGAAGCAATCAATTAAAGAAACGTCCCAGTTTCATTGATGTTGTTCATCTGGCTAGAGCAAAAGAATCATATATTATAGGAAAAGATGCATGATTAATATCATTGTATTCTTAAAGATAATTCTTGGTAGCATTCTATATGGTTGTTTTGTCTCATTTTCCAAAACCAACAATGTGCACTTTACTTCACATTCTTTGGCTCTAAACATTAAGGAAGTCTCACTTTGTTGTCAACTTTTAACTTGATTCCTCGTTTTCTACtcatattatataaatgagaAATTCCTTTCAACATCATGAAACTTGGGTAAACTCATCAAAATAGTGAAAGTTTACATCAATTAATCAAGGAAAATACTATATAGGCTTTTTGTTAATGAAAATCCGATGACACACCGAGTCATGTAAAACATCATATCCAGGTCAATCAAACAAACCTAATTATGAGTAAATAAACAATAACTTCAAgaacataataataatcatcaccACCAACACAAATACcacaaactaaaaaataattataaatatatgtttcataAATAgccattattttataactttgtaagaaaaacaaaacttacAGCTAGGACAAGAAAAGGGATAACTTCCATGATGATCAGAGTAGATTTTACACCAAGGACACTAAAAAATCCAACCGACCCAAGGACAGACAACATAACAAGAATGACTCCAGAAAGACCAAGTAGCACCTGTAATCCAAAATTATTCAATGGATATTAAAATCAGAAATGATTTCCATAAGTAAATACTAATGAAGGATTAGGGAGGAGGAAagatacagaaaaaaaaaataaagaaattgaagGGGAGGAAAGATGGCTTGATATTGTGGTTCAGACAGCACCTTTGaagaaatatagaaaaatgaagGATGCAGTGTATCCCCTAGAGTAAGAGATATATAAGCAAACATCACAAGATAGCTAACCTGCAATAAAATAAGGTACAACATAAGAATTAAACAAATTACACCTACAAAAAGAACTTGTTCAGATAAATCCATAATCATGCCTCACGtaagagaaaaattaaagtaCTAAGGACAAGCATGTGTCAACAATAGAAAGTATAATATTACCAATATAGTAATAGCGTCTGCAGTACTTTCTCTTTTCAACTCTTCTTCAACAGAGCTTTCAGATGAAAAAGCTAGAGTCAAATTTCTTGATTGTACCATTGGTAACAGTTCATCCTATCATAAAGAACACCATAGATGCAGGAAATCAGGAAAACTAGGATTAGTGGTAGAAATAGTAATGTCCTGACTCCATTATACATGACCATATAACATCACAAAGCACAAACAAACATTTAATGCACCTTTGTACTTTCCACAAAGGAAGACCTTGGACCCAGTTATGGGATGTGTAAACTAAACTATAAATGTGAACACTAATACTCATCAGGAATCATACTCGTATGAAGTATTTCCTAGGAATGGATGAAATTGCACCAACCTAAACCAGTTATTTCTGCTGAAGAAATTGGCAATCAAAGCTTTAAAATATACAGTTGACTGTTGACTAGCAAGACgtgatattaaaatatacacGACACTAACCTTCACCAGCTGAATAAAGGTCTTCTCCCAAGCAATTGCCTTTCTTGTTCCATTACCTTCTTTATCAACGGCATTATTTACTGGATACGTTACAACGAATGCAGATGCCTGTCTTGAATAAATTACATTATGGTTACCATATGTTCAACAGAATCCCAGTCATTCACGACATAGAAGGAAAAAGAGAGTACCCCTGAATAATCATTTCCAGAGAATCCTCCTAATACAGTGCTTGGATCAAGAGGAGCTTTAAATGCACTCATACATAGGTCTGCTGAGGAATAATGCTGAACGAACACaacattagaaaataataaggtcatttttaaattatatcattgACTCCTTTAAAATAAGGAAGTGCATTTTAGATAATAGAgcatttataattattgtttagaAAATCTAGGATTgagatttataattttgaagtcTGCGATATCATAATTTCAACAATTAATATTCTAATCAATGGTATAAAGGATAAAGGTTCTAGATTGCAAGAACGAAAATATACCACTTATTATTCATATCAGACAAAAAAAAGGTCTTTTTCCCCTGATTATTAGTCTTTAAAACTTTCAGAGAGAGATCTGATGCAATATGTAGTGTAAAATGAAGTACAAGTTATCCAATCATGACCATCCACTCCCCCCAAATTCCAgcgaaaaaaaatcaataacattCAAAAGGATTTTAAATGACATCCACATCAACGAGATTACCAACCACTGACTTGCgtgatattaaaattaaaatttagcagAATGCACAGAGAAGGTATTCCCAGTAGTTGTCATGGTTCTACTTCTATAATTGCTCTATGcaagaaattaaagaatatttaaattgcTGAATATGTAAAACAACAGTAGAATATCTAAAACTAC
Encoded here:
- the LOC114163314 gene encoding NPC intracellular cholesterol transporter 1 isoform X1, which produces MDLRRGFFTLLVLLQFVSISSSVEADNLSTRLLLTSNANTAGEKHSQDYCAMYDICGTRSDGKVVNCPFGSPAVKPDDLFSSKIQSLCPTITGNVCCTEAQFDTLKTQVQQAIPFLVGCPACLRNFLNLFCELTCSPNQSLFINVTSVDNVDGNLTVGGIDYLIADAYGEGLYESCKEVKFGTMNSRALQFIGAGAQNFKDWFAFIGRKAAPHGLGSPYAITFRSNAIESSGMKPMNVSTYSCGDISLGCSCGDCPSSSVCSVSSSTTTSKKDSCSVKVGTLVVKCVDFILAVLYIILICVFLGWGLYHRIRERKPTYRTKSVSNVISDGALYTRNREKDENLPMQIHMMEDARENRNEVRLSAVQGYMSNFYRKYGSYVARHPIVMLASSVAIILLLCVGLIQFKVETRPEKLWVGPGSKAAQEKQFFDSHLAPFYRIEQLILATIPDHVNSTSPRIVSDDNIKFLFEIQKKVDAIRANYSGSMVSLQDICMKPLDKDCATQSVLQYFKMDPKNLDNYGGVDHLNYCFEHYSSADLCMSAFKAPLDPSTVLGGFSGNDYSGASAFVVTYPVNNAVDKEGNGTRKAIAWEKTFIQLVKDELLPMVQSRNLTLAFSSESSVEEELKRESTADAITILVSYLVMFAYISLTLGDTLHPSFFYISSKVLLGLSGVILVMLSVLGSVGFFSVLGVKSTLIIMEVIPFLVLAVGVDNMCILVHAVKRQRLELPLDERISNALVEVGPSITLASVSEVLAFAVGSFISMPAIRVFSMFAALAVLLDFLLQVTAFVALIVLDSLRAEDKRVDCFPCIKVHSDPDIGIGQRKPGLLARYMKEVHAPILSIWGVKIVVIAVFVGFTFASIALSTRVEPGLEQEIVLPRDSYLQGYFSNVSEYLRIGPPLYFVVKNYNYSSESPQTNQLCSISRCNSDSLLNEIAKVALVPDTSYIAKPAASWLDDFLVWVSPEAFGCCRKFTNGSYCPPDDQPPCCAPGDNSCVSVGTCKDCTTCFRHSDLQNDRPSTTQFREKLPWFLSSLPSADCAKGGHGAYTSSVELTGYNNSIIPASSFRTYHTPLNKQIDYVNSMRAAREFSSRVSESLKIEIFPYSVFYMFFEQYLHIWKTALVNLAIAIGAVFIVCLVITGSLWSSSIILLVLAMVVVDLMGVMTILNIQLNALSVVNLVMSVGIAVEFCVHMTHSFTVASGDRDQRAKEALSTMGASVFSGITLTKLVGVIVLCFSRTEVFVIYYFRMYLSLVLLGFLHGLVFLPVVLSIFGPPSRCSITEQGEIRSSTSSRQ
- the LOC114163314 gene encoding NPC intracellular cholesterol transporter 1 isoform X2, which codes for MNSRALQFIGAGAQNFKDWFAFIGRKAAPHGLGSPYAITFRSNAIESSGMKPMNVSTYSCGDISLGCSCGDCPSSSVCSVSSSTTTSKKDSCSVKVGTLVVKCVDFILAVLYIILICVFLGWGLYHRIRERKPTYRTKSVSNVISDGALYTRNREKDENLPMQIHMMEDARENRNEVRLSAVQGYMSNFYRKYGSYVARHPIVMLASSVAIILLLCVGLIQFKVETRPEKLWVGPGSKAAQEKQFFDSHLAPFYRIEQLILATIPDHVNSTSPRIVSDDNIKFLFEIQKKVDAIRANYSGSMVSLQDICMKPLDKDCATQSVLQYFKMDPKNLDNYGGVDHLNYCFEHYSSADLCMSAFKAPLDPSTVLGGFSGNDYSGASAFVVTYPVNNAVDKEGNGTRKAIAWEKTFIQLVKDELLPMVQSRNLTLAFSSESSVEEELKRESTADAITILVSYLVMFAYISLTLGDTLHPSFFYISSKVLLGLSGVILVMLSVLGSVGFFSVLGVKSTLIIMEVIPFLVLAVGVDNMCILVHAVKRQRLELPLDERISNALVEVGPSITLASVSEVLAFAVGSFISMPAIRVFSMFAALAVLLDFLLQVTAFVALIVLDSLRAEDKRVDCFPCIKVHSDPDIGIGQRKPGLLARYMKEVHAPILSIWGVKIVVIAVFVGFTFASIALSTRVEPGLEQEIVLPRDSYLQGYFSNVSEYLRIGPPLYFVVKNYNYSSESPQTNQLCSISRCNSDSLLNEIAKVALVPDTSYIAKPAASWLDDFLVWVSPEAFGCCRKFTNGSYCPPDDQPPCCAPGDNSCVSVGTCKDCTTCFRHSDLQNDRPSTTQFREKLPWFLSSLPSADCAKGGHGAYTSSVELTGYNNSIIPASSFRTYHTPLNKQIDYVNSMRAAREFSSRVSESLKIEIFPYSVFYMFFEQYLHIWKTALVNLAIAIGAVFIVCLVITGSLWSSSIILLVLAMVVVDLMGVMTILNIQLNALSVVNLVMSVGIAVEFCVHMTHSFTVASGDRDQRAKEALSTMGASVFSGITLTKLVGVIVLCFSRTEVFVIYYFRMYLSLVLLGFLHGLVFLPVVLSIFGPPSRCSITEQGEIRSSTSSRQ
- the LOC114163314 gene encoding NPC intracellular cholesterol transporter 1 isoform X3, encoding MKPMNVSTYSCGDISLGCSCGDCPSSSVCSVSSSTTTSKKDSCSVKVGTLVVKCVDFILAVLYIILICVFLGWGLYHRIRERKPTYRTKSVSNVISDGALYTRNREKDENLPMQIHMMEDARENRNEVRLSAVQGYMSNFYRKYGSYVARHPIVMLASSVAIILLLCVGLIQFKVETRPEKLWVGPGSKAAQEKQFFDSHLAPFYRIEQLILATIPDHVNSTSPRIVSDDNIKFLFEIQKKVDAIRANYSGSMVSLQDICMKPLDKDCATQSVLQYFKMDPKNLDNYGGVDHLNYCFEHYSSADLCMSAFKAPLDPSTVLGGFSGNDYSGASAFVVTYPVNNAVDKEGNGTRKAIAWEKTFIQLVKDELLPMVQSRNLTLAFSSESSVEEELKRESTADAITILVSYLVMFAYISLTLGDTLHPSFFYISSKVLLGLSGVILVMLSVLGSVGFFSVLGVKSTLIIMEVIPFLVLAVGVDNMCILVHAVKRQRLELPLDERISNALVEVGPSITLASVSEVLAFAVGSFISMPAIRVFSMFAALAVLLDFLLQVTAFVALIVLDSLRAEDKRVDCFPCIKVHSDPDIGIGQRKPGLLARYMKEVHAPILSIWGVKIVVIAVFVGFTFASIALSTRVEPGLEQEIVLPRDSYLQGYFSNVSEYLRIGPPLYFVVKNYNYSSESPQTNQLCSISRCNSDSLLNEIAKVALVPDTSYIAKPAASWLDDFLVWVSPEAFGCCRKFTNGSYCPPDDQPPCCAPGDNSCVSVGTCKDCTTCFRHSDLQNDRPSTTQFREKLPWFLSSLPSADCAKGGHGAYTSSVELTGYNNSIIPASSFRTYHTPLNKQIDYVNSMRAAREFSSRVSESLKIEIFPYSVFYMFFEQYLHIWKTALVNLAIAIGAVFIVCLVITGSLWSSSIILLVLAMVVVDLMGVMTILNIQLNALSVVNLVMSVGIAVEFCVHMTHSFTVASGDRDQRAKEALSTMGASVFSGITLTKLVGVIVLCFSRTEVFVIYYFRMYLSLVLLGFLHGLVFLPVVLSIFGPPSRCSITEQGEIRSSTSSRQ